Proteins encoded in a region of the Diadema setosum chromosome 7, eeDiaSeto1, whole genome shotgun sequence genome:
- the LOC140230458 gene encoding uncharacterized protein: protein MTIDLCRDFCQMSKDRYKYYVLVAGDQCLCLNAVVEWRQRVDDRSCQTVCSGDQFSSCGGDSFLAVFRDPSAPLTIDTQEIPSSATTLLPPDPFSAAAAVASTPQACIRIVVHNTGAVTVAVIACLALAVFVIIFLVYLKRRGKQKRLSRDTTDNQDTYAGLQTLSGPDSVYQGLRVNAESKSSDPPDQIYENQVVGASQGRKGHLYSNAGACDDNEYSFYE from the exons GCAAAGACAGATACAAGTATTATGTACTTGTAGCCGGAGACCAGTGCCTATGTCTAAATGCTGTTGTCGAATGGCGTCAGCGGGTTGATGACAGGTCATGCCAGACCGTGTGCAGCGGTGACCAATTTTCGAGCTGTGGAGGAGATTCCTTTCTGGCAGTCTTTAGAG ATCCTTCGGCTCCACTTACAATCGATACGCAGGAAATTCCATCTTCCGCAACAACCTTGCTGCCGCCCGACCCCTtttcagcagcagcagctgtAGCATCGACACCTCAAG CATGCATTAGGATTGTGGTTCATAATACTGGAGCtgtaactgtggccgtgatAGCCTGCCTTGCGCTTGCTGTGTTCGTGATCATATTTCTCGTATATCTGAA GAGAAGAGGGAAACAAAAACGTCTTAGTCGGGATACTACCGATAATCAAGACACATATGCAGGGTTGCAAACTTTGTCTGGCCCCGATTCAGTCTACCAGGGATTGAGAGTGAATGCCGAGTCGAAATCCAGTGATCCTCCAGATCAGATTTACGAGAATCAGGTCGTTGGGGCTTCGCAAGGGAGAAAGGGTCATCTTTATTCAAACGCCGGCGCCTGCGATGATAATGAATACTCGTTTTATGAataa